GCCCTGCCACCGTTTGCGCATCTTCAGTGACCTCTGCATCTGCATTCACCTCACCATACAAGGCTTGCTCATGCTCATCCATGGGCATTTGGTTTTTAACCATCACACCATCACGCAAAGTGATGTTCAGCGCACCCGCACCAGAAGTCAAAATCACCGCAGAAGCATCGGTTTCACCCAAGCCACGTAATTTCTTCGCTTGAGTGCGCCAGCAATGAATCGCGTCTTCAAAATTACCCACAATGGCATAAATCAGTGCCGCGCATCGTGCGGGCAAGAATTCAATCCAATGCATCATCTTACGCGCATATACCGTGTAATTGTCACGCTTGCCATCGGCACGCAAAATCCAACGACGCGACACAAGATCAGCCAAACGATAAAACACCACACCTGCCGGGCCCAAGCCAATCAAAGCAAATAACAAAAACCAAAACAATCCCGCAAACACATACCGTAAGCTCGACAGCAAGGCCAGCTCCAAAGATTGGCGAATCACTTCAGTGTCCGACAATTTTTCAGGCACCACAGAACCACGATAACCGGTGATTTCAGCCTCCTCATGCAACCACTCGGACAGCGCAGCCCGCGCTTCGCCACCTTGATTGGCATTTAAAGCCATGCGAATTTTAGTGAAAAAATGACTGAACTGACGAATCCCCAAAGTCAAATAAAGCACCATCAATGTGAAAATCAAGCCAACAATAGGGTAAATGACTTGAAAAATCAAGCCCAACAATCCCGCCAGCAATGCACCGCCCCCCGTGATGAACCAAAAAATTTGCCACGGTTTCGCACTGTCGCTGGTCAACGCATTTTCAATGAATTCGATCGCATTTCTTAAACTTAAACGCAGTCGGGTGTAACTGCTGAGAGGGAAAATTTGTTCAAGTAGCAATGCGCCGAGAATCGCGATTAAGCTCATGGTGATGTCCTTTGTGCCAATCATATTTAAACGGATGCTTAAAACCAAACCCGTTCACATGACATGCAGAGGTGACAGGCTTAGCCAAGCCTTATGAGACGGTATTGTAGCGTAAAGCATGCGAGGCGTGCGAAGCACATGTGGATAAATTATGCATTTGCATAACGCAGCAAAACATCAAGGTTGCGCAGCATGGCCATGCTTGCCCCCCAGATAAAATAATCACCAAAGGTCACGCTATAATATTGACGGGTGCGTTCCTCCCAAGTGTAATAATGCACACGTGTGTTCGCAACATCCAACACATGGCTCAATGGAACGGTAAACACATGATCGACCTCGTCAACAGCAATGTCTAAGTTTTGCTCATGCCAAGCCTGCTCAGACATGCAGGCCACGACTGGCGTCACCGCAAAACCCGTGATCGTGTGATATACAGGCAATTCACCGAGCACTTCAATGTCATCGGGCTGCACACCAATCTCTTCATATGCCTCACGCAAAGCCGCTCGTTCCATGGTTTCACCCACTTCCACTTGTCCACCGACGAAACTCACTTGGCCGGCATGGTGGCGAAGATGAGCCGCGCGCACCGTCAAAACCACATCAAACCCCTGCTCCGACTCCAACAAAAGGATCAATACCGCAGCGGGACGTAATTCTGTTTCAGTCAAAAGGGTGTCTCGACGCAATAAATGCTCAGCCACACCTTGACTGGGATGAGCCAATGCACGCATCAGATCCTCACGGGTGATCTGCCGATCAGACAATGCGGGTAAATCCGAATTTTCACTGAATGAAGCGCTTGGAATCTCACGGGGATTAAATACGGGTAAGCGCATAACACAGCCTCTTTTGCGATGAATCACAAGGTAAAGTAAAACACACCCACCTTATGGTGGTTGAACACAATCAAAAACAAAAAACGCCAACCAAAGTCAGCGTTTTTTTATGCCAGCACAATTCAACCAGTGAATTATTCTGCGGCAACTGCAGCAACTTTAACTTTACGTGCAGGCAATTTTTCTTTAATACGTGCAGATTTACCTGAACGGCTACGCAAGTAGTACAATTTCGCACGGCGAACATCACCACGGCGTTTGACTTCGATGCCAGCGATGATTGGAGAATACAATTGGAATGTACGCTCTACGCCCACACCAGAAGAAATTTTACGAACGATGAATGATGAGTTCAAGCCACGGTTGCGTTTTGCAATGACCACGCCTTCATAAGCCTGTACACGCTTACGCGCACCCTCAACCACGTTCACGCTAACAATCACTGTATCGCCAGGAGCGAACGGTGGAATGGTTTTACCCAAACGAGCGATTTCTTCTTGCTCTAAAATTTGAATCAAATTCATTTTAAACTCCAAATACCATCGTTTGTCATCGGTTTTTATTGTGGATGACCAGAGGATGGATGATTCCTAACGCAGCGGATGCCGCATCAAAAAACCAATTCATGTGAGCAGTCCATCTGCTCACCCCTATTTTCAAAAACTCACTCAGGTTTTGAATGCATTTCTAAAAACTTCTCGTCTGCCTTACTCAATTTACCCAGCACCCGTGCACGCTCAATTAAATCAAAACGCTTACGCATCGTATTGAACAAACTTTGCTGACGACGAAAGACGGCTATTTTAGCATGATCCCCTGATAAAAGCACGCTTGGGACAGCCAAATCTTCAAATAATTCAGGTCGTGTGTAATGTGAACAATCCAACAACCCATCCACAGACGGACTGAATGAATCTTGTTGAGCCGATAAATCATCATTCAAAACACCACCCACACAGCGCAACAGGGCATCCAGCATGAGCATGGCTGGTAATTCACCGCCAGACACCACAACATCCCCGACACTCAACTCTTCATCAATCAGACCCAAAGTGAACAAACGCTCATCCACCGCTTCGTAGCGCCCGCACAACACAATTAAACCACGCATTGCACGATCAGCATCGGTTGTCTGCACACGATCCAAACACTGTGCAATCCAATTTTGAGTCAACGCCCCCCCTTGGGGTGACAAGTAAATCACGTGAGGCTCTTTTCCCAATGCCTCTTGACGGGTACGGGCAGCACGAATTGCGGCCGCCAAAGGTGGCCCCATCATCACCATCCCAGGCCCACCCCCATAAGGTCGATCATCCACTGTTTTGTATGCATTGAGTGCAAACTCCCGTGGATTCCAGAACTTCACATCCACCATACCCTGCTTAAATGCACGACTGACCACCCCCTGCTCTGTTAGGGCTGTGAACATTTCAGGAAATAAAGTGATGATATCAAGGGCAATCATTTAATGCCATTCATTAAAAAATGGGAGGTCAAATAAAAAACAACCGCATCAAAGCGGTCATTAAATGTAACTAATAATGTAATTATTAATACAAA
The window above is part of the Ephemeroptericola cinctiostellae genome. Proteins encoded here:
- the ampE gene encoding regulatory signaling modulator protein AmpE, coding for MSLIAILGALLLEQIFPLSSYTRLRLSLRNAIEFIENALTSDSAKPWQIFWFITGGGALLAGLLGLIFQVIYPIVGLIFTLMVLYLTLGIRQFSHFFTKIRMALNANQGGEARAALSEWLHEEAEITGYRGSVVPEKLSDTEVIRQSLELALLSSLRYVFAGLFWFLLFALIGLGPAGVVFYRLADLVSRRWILRADGKRDNYTVYARKMMHWIEFLPARCAALIYAIVGNFEDAIHCWRTQAKKLRGLGETDASAVILTSGAGALNITLRDGVMVKNQMPMDEHEQALYGEVNADAEVTEDAQTVAGQIGVGNVPDTRTLQSAIGVFWRSMLFVLALLLMLTLSKLLG
- a CDS encoding NUDIX hydrolase produces the protein MRLPVFNPREIPSASFSENSDLPALSDRQITREDLMRALAHPSQGVAEHLLRRDTLLTETELRPAAVLILLLESEQGFDVVLTVRAAHLRHHAGQVSFVGGQVEVGETMERAALREAYEEIGVQPDDIEVLGELPVYHTITGFAVTPVVACMSEQAWHEQNLDIAVDEVDHVFTVPLSHVLDVANTRVHYYTWEERTRQYYSVTFGDYFIWGASMAMLRNLDVLLRYANA
- the rplS gene encoding 50S ribosomal protein L19 — its product is MNLIQILEQEEIARLGKTIPPFAPGDTVIVSVNVVEGARKRVQAYEGVVIAKRNRGLNSSFIVRKISSGVGVERTFQLYSPIIAGIEVKRRGDVRRAKLYYLRSRSGKSARIKEKLPARKVKVAAVAAE
- the trmD gene encoding tRNA (guanosine(37)-N1)-methyltransferase TrmD; this encodes MIALDIITLFPEMFTALTEQGVVSRAFKQGMVDVKFWNPREFALNAYKTVDDRPYGGGPGMVMMGPPLAAAIRAARTRQEALGKEPHVIYLSPQGGALTQNWIAQCLDRVQTTDADRAMRGLIVLCGRYEAVDERLFTLGLIDEELSVGDVVVSGGELPAMLMLDALLRCVGGVLNDDLSAQQDSFSPSVDGLLDCSHYTRPELFEDLAVPSVLLSGDHAKIAVFRRQQSLFNTMRKRFDLIERARVLGKLSKADEKFLEMHSKPE